One segment of Cardiocondyla obscurior isolate alpha-2009 linkage group LG15, Cobs3.1, whole genome shotgun sequence DNA contains the following:
- the Ric gene encoding GTP-binding protein Rit2 gives MTAATTAAGIPRDNGKNDLQSTRSRPRVYKIVVLGDGGVGKSAVTLQFVSHRFLDYHDPTIEDSYQTQVVIDGEAALLDILDTAGQVEFTAMREQYMRCGEGFMICYSVTDRHSFQETMEYRKLISRVRANENIPLVLVGNKFDLQHHRKVTTEEGKALAEELGCPFYETSAALRQFIDDAFFSLIRQIRAKERSRNSHRKRSRWWRIRSIFAFIFRRRRHTSNRTP, from the exons ATGaccgcggcgacgacggcggctggcaTCCCACGGGACAACGGCAAGAACGACCTACAGTCTACGAGGAGTAGACCCAGGGTGTACAAGATCGTGGTGCTGGGTGACGGTGGCGTTGGCAAATCAG CTGTTACTTTGCAGTTTGTCAGTCACAGGTTCCTGGACTATCATGATCCTACGATAG AGGATTCATATCAGACACAAGTTGTGATTGACGGTGAGGCAGCTCTCCTGGATATTTTGGATACAGCTGGACAG GTGGAATTCACAGCAATGCGTGAGCAGTACATGAGATGCGGCGAAGGTTTCATGATTTGTTACTCGGTAACGGATAGGCATAGTTTCCAAGAGACAATGGAATATAGAAAACTAATATCACGTGTACGCGCTAACGAGAACATACCTCTGGTGTTAGTTGGCAACAAGTTTGACCTGCAGCATCATCGAAAG GTGACCACCGAGGAAGGCAAGGCATTAGCTGAAGAGCTCGGCTGTCCATTTTACGAGACATCCGCCGCTCTCAGACAATTCATAGACGACGCATTTTTCTCGTTGATCAGGCAAATTCGTGCTAAGGAAAGGTCCCGCAATTCACATCGCAAGCGCAGCCGTTGGTGGCGAATACGTTCGATATtcgcttttattttccg